A window from Bacillota bacterium encodes these proteins:
- the recN gene encoding DNA repair protein RecN, with translation MLLELSIENFALIDKLRLEFGPGLNVLTGETGAGKSIIIDAVEMVLGGRASGEVIRTGAERAVIEALFETVGPEDAAAVAAAAVGAPAEDEALILARELPASGRSVTRLNGRLATSAMVKEVAQHLVDLHGQHEHQSLLRSEGHVDLLDSFGGAELATVRTKVAEEWAGWRGFLRELAGFVGDEKDKARKLDVLQFQRQEIDGSRLVAGEEETLGEERRVLAGAEKLHQVAAKAYAVLYEGEARGAEAVVDQLAGLLAELDEAADIDRALRPLFETLESARYQIEEAARELGRYRDRVEFNPERLDAIENRLELVSQLRRKYGNTIEEILKYRDEVAAELDRVANADEIIERLRQNIAAAKKTLGDLCGVLGKARRRVARELERAVSVELADLGMERTVFRVHFTEAEDPEGVPVGDRLLAAGPDGSDSVEFLFSANPGEPPKPLAKIISGGEMARVMLALKAILARVDQVPTLIFDEIDAGVGGRAAIAVADKLARLGRFRQVLCVTHLPQIAAAADRHFAIQKKVHGGRTTTLVSLLQGDQRVDEVVRMLGGTSDSRATREHAAELIEAAAKRADAWPEKGKR, from the coding sequence ATGCTACTCGAACTGTCCATCGAGAACTTCGCCCTCATCGACAAGCTCCGGCTGGAATTCGGCCCGGGGCTTAATGTTCTGACCGGCGAGACCGGTGCCGGCAAGTCGATCATCATCGACGCGGTCGAGATGGTCCTCGGCGGGCGGGCCTCCGGCGAGGTCATCCGGACCGGTGCCGAGCGGGCGGTGATCGAAGCCCTCTTCGAGACGGTCGGCCCGGAGGACGCGGCCGCCGTGGCCGCCGCCGCCGTCGGGGCCCCGGCCGAGGACGAGGCCCTCATCCTGGCCCGGGAGTTGCCGGCCAGCGGCCGCAGTGTCACCCGGCTCAACGGCCGCCTGGCCACCTCGGCCATGGTCAAGGAGGTCGCCCAGCACTTGGTCGACCTGCATGGGCAACACGAGCACCAGTCGCTGCTCCGCTCGGAGGGCCACGTCGACCTCCTGGACAGCTTCGGCGGGGCCGAACTGGCGACGGTCCGGACCAAGGTGGCCGAGGAATGGGCCGGGTGGCGGGGGTTCCTGCGGGAGCTTGCCGGCTTCGTCGGCGATGAAAAGGACAAGGCCCGAAAGCTGGACGTGCTCCAGTTTCAGCGCCAAGAAATCGACGGCTCCAGATTGGTCGCGGGTGAGGAAGAAACGCTCGGCGAGGAGCGGCGAGTGTTGGCCGGCGCGGAGAAGCTCCACCAGGTCGCCGCCAAGGCCTATGCCGTCTTGTACGAGGGCGAGGCCCGGGGTGCGGAGGCCGTCGTCGACCAGCTTGCCGGGCTCCTGGCCGAGTTGGATGAAGCCGCGGACATCGACCGCGCTCTGCGGCCGCTCTTCGAGACCCTGGAGAGCGCCCGCTATCAGATCGAGGAGGCGGCCAGGGAGCTGGGTCGTTACCGGGATCGGGTGGAATTCAACCCGGAGCGGCTGGACGCGATCGAGAACCGGCTGGAGCTGGTCTCCCAATTGCGGCGGAAGTATGGGAACACCATCGAGGAAATCCTCAAGTACCGCGATGAGGTCGCCGCCGAGCTCGACCGGGTGGCCAACGCCGACGAGATCATCGAGCGCCTGCGGCAGAACATCGCCGCCGCCAAGAAGACCCTCGGCGATCTCTGCGGAGTGCTCGGCAAGGCGCGCCGCCGGGTGGCCCGGGAACTCGAACGAGCCGTCTCCGTGGAACTGGCCGATCTCGGCATGGAGCGGACGGTCTTTCGCGTCCACTTCACCGAAGCTGAGGACCCGGAGGGAGTGCCGGTCGGCGACCGTCTCCTGGCGGCTGGGCCCGATGGCAGCGACAGCGTGGAGTTCCTGTTCTCGGCCAACCCCGGCGAGCCGCCGAAGCCGCTGGCCAAGATCATCTCCGGGGGCGAAATGGCCCGGGTCATGCTGGCCCTCAAGGCCATCCTGGCCCGCGTCGACCAGGTCCCGACGCTGATCTTCGACGAGATCGACGCCGGAGTCGGCGGCCGCGCGGCCATCGCCGTCGCCGACAAGTTGGCCCGCTTGGGCCGGTTCAGGCAGGTCCTATGCGTGACCCACCTGCCGCAGATCGCCGCCGCGGCCGACCGCCATTTCGCCATCCAGAAGAAAGTCCACGGCGGCCGGACGACCACCCTGGTCAGCCTGCTCCAAGGGGATCAGCGAGTCGACGAGGTCGTCCGCATGCTCGGCGGGACCAGCGACAGCCGAGCCACCCGAGAGCACGCCGCGGAGCTCATCGAGGCGGCCGCCAAGCGGGCGGACGCGTGGCCGGAAAAGGGCAAGCGCTGA
- the argR gene encoding arginine repressor, which produces MKTLRQMKILELIKNESVETQEQLVDRLRAAGIEATQATVSRDIRELRLVRVPNGRGRYHYVLPPDPSPLARMRRYLRDSLVNLDYSDNIVVLKCLPGTASAVASTVDSLGWPEVVGSVAGDDTIMVVVRKKEDAPAIVDQLRRLTREAGKSE; this is translated from the coding sequence GTGAAGACACTTCGTCAGATGAAGATCCTCGAATTGATCAAGAACGAGTCCGTGGAGACCCAGGAGCAGTTGGTGGACAGGCTGCGAGCGGCGGGCATCGAAGCCACCCAGGCCACCGTCTCACGGGACATCCGCGAACTCCGGCTGGTCCGCGTACCCAACGGCCGCGGCCGCTACCACTACGTCCTGCCGCCCGACCCGTCCCCCCTGGCCAGGATGCGCCGGTACCTCCGTGACTCCCTGGTCAATCTGGACTACTCCGACAACATCGTCGTCCTCAAGTGCCTGCCTGGCACGGCTTCGGCCGTGGCCTCGACGGTGGATTCCCTCGGCTGGCCGGAAGTCGTCGGCAGCGTGGCCGGGGACGACACGATCATGGTCGTCGTCAGGAAAAAGGAGGACGCCCCGGCCATCGTCGATCAACTTCGTCGTCTGACGCGAGAGGCCGGTAAGAGCGAGTAG
- a CDS encoding NAD(+)/NADH kinase encodes MAKIGIIPNVDKTDAIKVASELAAWLEAHDVTPVLSEQNAALAGRPELGLSVEELVRAVDFAIVLGGDGTLLSAAKILAPVGKPILGVNLGHLGFLTEIELPDLYRTLPEFLAGRYQLEERIMLEARVIRDEAENRRFLALNEVVVSKGSFARLIQLETYVDERLVATYPADGLIVATPTGSTAYSLSAGGPVVNPNVGVVIITPICPHTLYARAVIVSESEIVRIRVIAEHQDNALTIDGQRGYRIFNGDTIEVRRAREVTKLMRLEGWSFYEVLRRKLQEGGSR; translated from the coding sequence GTGGCCAAGATCGGAATCATCCCCAACGTCGACAAGACCGACGCCATCAAGGTCGCCTCCGAGTTGGCGGCCTGGCTCGAGGCCCATGACGTGACCCCCGTCCTCTCCGAGCAGAACGCCGCCCTGGCCGGCCGGCCGGAGCTCGGCCTGTCCGTCGAGGAGTTGGTCCGGGCGGTGGATTTCGCGATCGTCCTGGGCGGGGACGGGACGCTCTTGAGCGCGGCCAAGATCCTGGCCCCCGTGGGCAAGCCCATTCTCGGCGTCAACCTTGGACACCTCGGCTTCCTGACCGAGATCGAACTGCCCGACCTCTACCGGACGCTGCCGGAATTCCTCGCCGGGCGTTACCAATTGGAAGAACGGATCATGCTCGAGGCCCGGGTCATCCGGGACGAGGCCGAGAACAGGCGGTTCCTGGCCCTCAACGAGGTGGTCGTGTCCAAGGGTTCGTTCGCTCGGCTGATCCAGCTGGAGACGTACGTCGATGAGCGCCTCGTGGCCACCTACCCGGCCGACGGGCTGATCGTCGCCACCCCGACCGGCTCGACGGCTTACTCGCTGTCGGCCGGGGGCCCCGTCGTCAATCCCAACGTCGGGGTGGTCATCATCACCCCGATCTGCCCCCACACCCTCTACGCCAGGGCGGTCATCGTCTCTGAGAGTGAGATCGTCCGGATTCGGGTCATCGCCGAACACCAGGACAACGCTTTGACCATCGACGGGCAGCGTGGCTACAGGATTTTCAACGGGGACACCATCGAGGTCCGCCGGGCCCGCGAAGTGACCAAACTGATGCGGCTCGAGGGCTGGAGCTTCTATGAGGTCCTGCGCCGCAAGTTGCAGGAGGGCGGTAGCCGGTGA
- a CDS encoding GNAT family N-acetyltransferase translates to MEERNIEPDVLRRIRPGGVADWPAIIELAFAREAVAAQLSPFRSWTVEDVLAVRRQIVQAWQDRLQEAKTHALFIAEGKPDGRAIGYVMVIVSDSPAGRQGWVMELGVDKALWSRGIGTALLRKAEEFSVAHGAKYLGLGVSSNNERALRLYERMGYHEERRHLVKKL, encoded by the coding sequence TTGGAGGAAAGGAACATCGAGCCTGACGTCCTCCGGCGGATCAGGCCGGGCGGCGTCGCCGACTGGCCGGCCATCATCGAACTGGCCTTCGCCCGGGAAGCCGTCGCCGCCCAGCTTTCGCCCTTTCGGAGCTGGACCGTGGAGGATGTCCTGGCGGTCCGCCGCCAGATCGTCCAAGCCTGGCAGGACCGGCTCCAGGAAGCCAAGACCCACGCGTTGTTCATCGCCGAGGGCAAACCCGATGGGCGGGCCATCGGTTACGTCATGGTGATCGTCTCGGACTCGCCGGCCGGCCGCCAGGGCTGGGTCATGGAGCTGGGCGTGGACAAGGCCCTCTGGTCGCGCGGCATCGGGACCGCCCTGCTGCGGAAGGCCGAGGAGTTCTCCGTCGCCCACGGGGCCAAGTACCTCGGACTCGGAGTCTCGTCCAACAACGAACGGGCCCTGCGCCTCTATGAACGGATGGGCTATCACGAGGAGCGCCGGCATCTGGTCAAGAAGCTCTGA
- a CDS encoding dihydrodipicolinate synthase family protein: MAGLSLRGIFPPVPTPFEGGEVAPARLRRNIELWNTTGLHGYVVLGSNGEYVHLNERERLLCIETVAAAAGPGRLRIAGTGCESTDETIRFTRAAAAAGAQAALVVTPHYYRGRMDATAFIEHYTRVADASPIPVIIYNVPGNTAINLDPAVPIALSEHPNIVGMKNSSGLLGEIAEVIAAAKPGFQVLAGSGSFVLPALAVGGVGGVLALANVAPRECVRLFDRWHAGEVAEAKALQLRLVELNKAVTARWGVPALKAALDLLGYFGGEPRRPLRPLGDRERMELARIMVRAGILAE; the protein is encoded by the coding sequence TTGGCTGGACTGTCATTGAGGGGCATCTTCCCACCGGTGCCGACGCCGTTCGAAGGAGGCGAGGTCGCGCCGGCCAGACTTCGCCGGAACATCGAACTCTGGAATACCACCGGCCTTCACGGTTACGTGGTCCTCGGGTCCAACGGCGAGTATGTCCACCTCAACGAGAGGGAACGGCTGCTCTGCATCGAGACGGTGGCCGCGGCGGCCGGCCCGGGGAGGCTGCGAATCGCCGGGACGGGTTGCGAATCCACCGACGAGACCATCCGCTTCACCAGGGCGGCCGCCGCGGCGGGGGCCCAAGCGGCCCTGGTCGTCACCCCGCACTACTACCGGGGCCGAATGGACGCGACGGCCTTCATCGAGCACTATACCAGAGTCGCGGACGCTTCGCCGATCCCGGTGATCATCTACAACGTCCCCGGCAACACGGCCATCAACCTGGACCCGGCGGTGCCGATAGCCCTCTCGGAGCATCCTAACATCGTCGGCATGAAGAACAGCTCCGGCCTGCTCGGCGAGATCGCCGAGGTGATTGCTGCGGCCAAGCCCGGCTTTCAGGTCCTGGCCGGATCGGGCAGCTTCGTCCTGCCGGCCCTGGCCGTCGGTGGGGTCGGCGGCGTCCTGGCCCTCGCCAACGTCGCCCCGCGGGAGTGCGTCCGCCTGTTCGACCGGTGGCACGCCGGCGAGGTGGCCGAGGCCAAGGCCCTGCAACTGCGTCTGGTCGAACTGAACAAGGCCGTCACCGCCCGTTGGGGGGTGCCGGCCCTCAAGGCCGCCCTCGACCTTCTGGGTTACTTCGGCGGCGAACCTCGGCGTCCGCTCCGACCGCTCGGCGACAGGGAACGGATGGAGCTTGCCCGGATCATGGTCCGGGCCGGAATCCTCGCGGAGTGA
- a CDS encoding TlyA family RNA methyltransferase produces MSESKERRERNRVRLDVLLVDKGLFPSRERAQGAILAGLVYVGGAPATKPGTRYPSEAAVEVRGNDLPFVSRGGLKLEKALGAFAVDVRGLVAVDVGASTGGFTDCLLKRGAALVYAVDVGYGQLAWSLRNDPRVVVLERTNARFLDREDLERAFVAAGAGGEAAPMPNLATADVSFISLDKILPALAGLVGDDGRAVCLVKPQFEAGRGEVGKKGVVRDPEVHRNVLERVTRAALEAGFFLTNLTYSPVTGPEGNIEYLAMLTRPGRPPALPTEPLPAPPGLSRLIDQVVQEAHLVLS; encoded by the coding sequence GTGAGCGAGAGTAAGGAACGACGAGAACGAAACCGAGTCCGGCTGGACGTCCTCCTTGTCGACAAGGGCCTCTTCCCGAGCCGGGAGAGGGCCCAGGGGGCCATCCTGGCCGGACTTGTTTACGTTGGAGGGGCCCCGGCGACCAAGCCCGGCACGCGGTACCCAAGCGAGGCCGCCGTCGAGGTCCGCGGGAACGACCTTCCCTTCGTCAGCCGGGGCGGGCTGAAACTGGAGAAGGCCCTCGGCGCCTTCGCCGTCGATGTCCGCGGGCTGGTCGCCGTGGACGTGGGGGCCTCCACCGGGGGCTTCACCGACTGCCTTCTGAAGCGCGGGGCGGCCCTCGTCTACGCCGTCGACGTCGGTTACGGGCAGCTGGCCTGGAGCCTGCGGAACGACCCGCGGGTGGTCGTCCTGGAACGGACCAACGCCCGCTTCCTCGACCGGGAAGACCTTGAACGAGCCTTCGTGGCGGCCGGGGCGGGCGGTGAGGCCGCTCCCATGCCCAACCTGGCCACGGCCGACGTGTCCTTCATCTCGCTGGACAAGATCCTCCCGGCCCTGGCCGGTCTGGTGGGCGATGACGGGAGGGCCGTCTGCCTCGTCAAGCCCCAATTCGAGGCCGGTCGGGGCGAGGTGGGGAAGAAGGGCGTCGTCCGCGACCCGGAGGTTCACCGGAACGTCCTCGAACGGGTGACCCGGGCCGCCCTCGAGGCCGGGTTCTTTTTGACCAACCTGACTTACTCGCCGGTCACCGGGCCCGAGGGGAACATCGAATACCTTGCCATGCTGACCCGGCCGGGACGGCCGCCCGCGCTGCCGACGGAACCCCTACCGGCGCCCCCGGGCTTATCGAGACTCATCGACCAAGTCGTGCAGGAAGCGCACCTGGTCTTGTCGTAG
- the dxs gene encoding 1-deoxy-D-xylulose-5-phosphate synthase translates to MEVPRTSLLEQINGPAEVRALPPEKLPLLAEELRREIIDTVSRTGGHIGASLGAVELTIALHRVFQSPYDKIVWDVGHQCYAHKLLTGRREEFSSLRQYGGISGFPRRAESPHDHFDTGHASTSISAAVGMAKARDLKREAFQVVAVIGDGAMTGGMAFEALNHAGHERTHLVVVLNDNRMSIAPNVGALSDYLRRMRVSPHYWHFKTDFENLLRRLPLVGAGLASFVERAKNSFKYLLVPGMLFEELGFTYLGPVDGHDLGLVERVLRDAREVPGPVLVHVVTKKGRGYAPAENNPYAFHGPGPFDPDTGERLKSNGAQTYSEVFAQTLVDLATEDERVVAITAAMPDGTGTERMARAFPKRFFDVGIAEEHAMTFAAGLATQGLRPVFAVYSTFVQRATDQFIHDVALPGLPVVVAIDRAGIVGEDGPTHQGVFDFALLRGAPGVVLMAPKDEDELRHMLKTAISLDRPTAIRYPRGQGAGVPCDGPMRELPVGRGEVLRDGRDLAIVAIGNMVHPAVEAAGRLASEGIQAAVINARFVKPLDEKLILDYAGHCRRVLTVEEHSLAGGFGSAVGELLAAQGPDGVTLRMLGIPDEFVPAGKPSLLRERYGLTADGITRAARAAVEGVAPQDGIAAAARWGERGRR, encoded by the coding sequence CTGGAGGTACCGAGAACGAGTCTCCTTGAGCAGATCAACGGGCCGGCCGAAGTGCGGGCCTTGCCCCCCGAAAAACTACCGCTGCTGGCGGAAGAGCTCCGTCGGGAGATCATCGACACCGTCTCCCGCACCGGGGGGCACATCGGTGCCAGCCTGGGCGCGGTGGAGTTGACCATCGCCCTGCACCGGGTGTTCCAGAGCCCGTACGACAAGATCGTCTGGGACGTCGGGCACCAGTGCTATGCCCACAAACTCCTCACCGGCCGGCGGGAGGAGTTTTCGTCGCTCCGGCAGTATGGAGGTATTTCCGGCTTCCCGCGGCGAGCCGAGAGCCCCCACGACCACTTCGACACGGGCCACGCCTCGACGTCCATCTCGGCCGCCGTGGGCATGGCTAAGGCCCGCGACCTCAAGCGGGAAGCCTTCCAGGTGGTGGCGGTCATCGGAGACGGGGCGATGACCGGAGGGATGGCCTTCGAGGCCCTCAACCACGCCGGCCACGAACGGACCCATCTGGTGGTCGTGCTCAACGACAACCGGATGTCGATTGCGCCCAATGTCGGGGCCCTCTCGGACTACCTGCGCCGGATGCGGGTCAGCCCGCACTACTGGCACTTCAAGACCGACTTCGAGAACCTCCTCCGGCGGCTCCCCCTCGTCGGAGCCGGCCTGGCCAGTTTCGTCGAGCGGGCCAAGAACAGCTTCAAGTACCTTCTGGTGCCCGGGATGCTCTTCGAGGAGCTCGGCTTCACCTATCTTGGCCCGGTCGACGGGCATGACCTCGGCTTGGTCGAACGGGTCCTCCGCGACGCCCGCGAAGTGCCGGGGCCGGTCCTCGTCCACGTGGTGACCAAGAAGGGGCGCGGCTACGCGCCGGCGGAGAACAACCCATACGCCTTCCATGGCCCCGGCCCATTCGACCCGGACACCGGGGAACGCCTGAAGTCCAACGGGGCGCAGACCTACTCCGAGGTCTTTGCCCAGACGCTGGTCGACCTGGCGACCGAGGATGAGCGAGTGGTGGCCATCACCGCCGCCATGCCCGACGGAACGGGGACTGAGCGGATGGCGCGGGCCTTCCCGAAGCGTTTCTTCGACGTGGGGATCGCCGAGGAGCATGCGATGACCTTCGCGGCGGGCCTTGCGACGCAAGGGCTCCGCCCGGTCTTCGCCGTCTACTCGACCTTCGTCCAGCGGGCGACGGACCAGTTCATCCACGACGTGGCCCTTCCCGGGCTGCCGGTGGTCGTGGCCATCGATCGGGCCGGCATCGTCGGCGAGGACGGTCCGACCCACCAGGGCGTCTTCGACTTTGCCCTGCTTCGAGGGGCTCCGGGGGTTGTCCTGATGGCGCCCAAGGACGAGGATGAGCTTCGCCACATGTTGAAGACGGCGATTTCCCTTGACCGCCCGACGGCCATCCGCTACCCGCGCGGCCAGGGCGCGGGGGTGCCCTGCGACGGGCCCATGCGCGAATTGCCGGTCGGCCGCGGCGAGGTCCTCAGGGACGGTCGGGACCTGGCCATCGTGGCCATCGGGAACATGGTCCATCCGGCCGTCGAGGCGGCCGGGAGGCTGGCCTCCGAGGGGATCCAGGCGGCGGTCATCAACGCCCGCTTCGTCAAGCCTCTCGATGAGAAGCTCATTCTGGACTACGCCGGCCATTGCCGGCGGGTCCTGACCGTCGAGGAGCACAGCCTGGCCGGCGGCTTCGGCAGCGCCGTCGGCGAACTCCTGGCGGCCCAAGGCCCCGACGGGGTCACCCTGAGGATGCTCGGGATCCCCGACGAATTCGTCCCGGCCGGCAAGCCGTCGCTTCTGCGGGAACGTTACGGCCTCACCGCCGACGGGATCACCCGGGCCGCCCGGGCCGCGGTCGAAGGGGTGGCGCCGCAGGACGGCATCGCCGCCGCCGCCCGCTGGGGGGAACGGGGGAGAAGGTGA